In Marinobacter salinisoli, the DNA window ATGACCGATCAGATTACCCTCACCCGCCCGGACGACTGGCACCTGCACGTTCGTGACGGCGATATCCTCAAGGACGTTGTACCGGCCACAGCTGCCTGCTTCGGGCGCGCGATCATCATGCCGAACCTGGTACCGCCGGTCACCTCAGCGCAGCAGGCCACGGCGTACCGGCAGCGGATTATGGCCGCCGCCGGAAACTCTGCCTTTGAACCGCTGATGACCCTGTATCTGACCGAGAGCATGACGCCGGACACCATTCGCGAAGCCAAGGCCGCCGGCGTGATTGCCGCCAAGCTGTATCCAGCAGGTGCAACCACCAATTCGGATTCCGGCGTCAAAGACGTGCGGAAGATTTACCCGGTGCTCGAAGCCATGGCTGAGTGCGGCATGCTGCTGTTGGTCCACGGAGAAGTGACCGACGCCGATATCGATATCTTTGACCGGGAAAAGATCTTTCTTGAGCGAGTGCTTGCCCCTGTCCTGGAAGCCTTCCCGACCCTGAAAGTGGTGCTCGAACACATCACCACCGCCGACTCAGCGGCCTTCGTGCAGCAATACCAGGGCGATAACCTGGGCGCCACGCTGACACCCCAGCATTTGATGTACAACCGCAACCACATGCTGGTGGGAGGCATCCGTCCACACCTGTATTGCCTGCCGATCCTGAAACGCAACAAGCACCAGCAGGCCCTGCGCGATGCCGTGGCCAGTGGCGACAAGCGTTTCTTCCTCGGCACCGATTCGGCGCCCCACGCCAAAGACCGGAAAGAGGCGGCCTGCGGCTGTGCCGGCTGCTACTCGGCCTTCGGCGCCATCGGCCTGTACGCCGAGATCTTCGAGGAACTGGGCATCCTGGACAAACTGGAAGCCTTCGCAAGCTTCAACGGAGCAGACTTCTACGGCCTGCCCAGAAACACCGACACCATCACCCTGGTGCGGGAACCCTGGACGATGCCGGAACAACTGCCCCTGGCCGGCGGCCACATCGTGCCCCTGAAAGCCGGCGAAACCGTTAACTGGCGGCTGGCGTAAACCAACCACCAACCTGACCTTTTTCAATAGACGGCCACGACCGGAGTTTGAGTGACTGACGAAAACCAAGAATCGCATCCCATGTCCCGCCGCTTCCGCGGCTTTCTTCCCGTCGTCGTAGACGTAGAAACCGCCGGGTTCAATCCGGAGCGAGATGCCCTGCTGGAAGTGGCAGCTGTTCTTCTGACCATGGATGAGGACGGCTACCTGCGCCCAACCGAAACCCACACTCATCATATCGATCCGTTCGAAGGCGCGAATCTGGAACAGTCCGCCCTCGACTTCACCGGTATCGATCCGTGGGACCCGGAACGGGAGGCCGTACCGGAGCGCGAAGGACTGAGCGAACTCTTCCGCCCGATCCGCAAAGCGGTGAAAGAGTTCGACTGCAAGCGCGCGGTGCTGGTGGGCCACAACGCCACCTTCGACCACAACTTTCTGTTCGCCGCAGCCATGCGCGCGGACATTAAGCGCAATCCGTTCCACCCGTTCTCCACTTTTGATACCGCCACCCTGGCAGGCCTCGCGTATGGCCACACGGTACTGGCGCAGGCGTGCAAACTGGCCGGCATTCCGTTCAGCAACAAGGAGGCGCACTCTGCCGCCTACGACGCTGAAAAAACCGCAGACCTGTTCTGTGGCATTGTGAATCGCTGGAAAGATCTGGGCGGATTCCCCCCGCCGCTGATCGAACTGGAAGACTGATCACGCCTCCCCGCCAACAAAAAAACCCCGCCGAAGCGGGGTTTTTTGTCGTCATCCGACCGGTATTACCAGTAGATGCCTCGCATGATGGCCGCAAACGCAACCTGCTCGGTGGACACCTTCGGCTTCTCAGCAGACTTGCTGCCGGCCGCCGCAGCGGAATCCGGGAACATCCGGTAACCGGTGTTCATCACGATCTCACCCATCTTCGGCGCCAGGGCGTGCAGCACCTGGGCAAAGATCCCCAGGCGCGTCGCGATACGCTTCGGACGATACACGATCGCCTCCGCCACCATGTCGGCGGCTTCGTCCGGAGTCAGAGTCGGAACAGAATCGTAAATCTTGGTCGGCGCGATCATCGGTGTCTTCACCAGCGGCATGTTGATGGTGGTGAAGGTGACGTTGCGATCAGACCACTCGGCCGCCGCACAGCGGCTGAATGCATCCAGCGCTGACTTGGACGCCACGTAAGACGAGAACCGCGGTGCGTTGGTCAGTACACCGATGGACGAGATGTTAACGATGTGGCCACGACGCTGCTCCAGCATCTTCGGCGCGAAGCCCATGATCAGGCGCACGGAACCGAAGTAGTTCAGCTGCATGGTACGCTCGAAATCGTGGAAACGGTCGAACGACAGGTCCAGCGAACGACGGATGGAGCGACCGGCGTTGTTCACCAGCACATCCACCTGACCGTGGTTGTCCAGCACCGTCTTCACGAAGCGGTCACAGTCGTCCATGTCGGCGAAGTCGCACTGATAGGCGTGCACGTTGCCGCCCTTCTCTTCGAGATGGGCAACCACTTCATCAAGCTTTTCCTTGGTACGCGCGCCGATCACCAGAATTGCGCCGGCTTCTGCCAGTTTCTCAGCGGTCGCCAGGCCAATACCGGACGTTGCACCGGTGACCACACACACGCGGCCTTCAACGGTTCCGCGCAGGGTACGATCCTTGAACAGGTCCGGGTCGAGGTTGCGCTCCCAGTAATCCCAAACCACCGCGGCGTATTCCGGCAGGCGCGGCACTTCAATGCCAGTGCCTTTCAGTACACGCTCGGTTTCGCGGGCGTCAAAACGGGTCGGGTAATTGATGAAGGACATGACGGAAGGCGGAATGCCCATGTCGTCCAGCAGTGCCCCGGTCAGGCGCTTGACGGGCGGCAGGTTCTTCAGGCTCTGGCGAATGAACGGCGGAATGAAGCCGAACATCCGGGAGTCGATGCGCATGGCCATCTTCGGTGCGTGGCCGGCGTCAGAGAAGATGTTGAGAATCTCACCCACTTTGTAGGGGTCAGAATCAACGAGATGGAAGCAGTTGCCGTCCTCGCCGTCCAGGTGGGCAATGTGATCCATGGCGTTCACCACGAAATCCACCGGCACGATGTTCAGGCGGCCACCTTCGATACCAATGGTTGGCACCCATTGCGGGATCGCACGGCGAATCTTCTGAATCATTTTGAAGAAATAGTAAGGGCCGTCGACCTTATCCATCTCACCGGTCTTGGAGTGACCGATCACCATGCCCGGGCGATAGACACGGAACGGCACCTTGCATTCCTCACGAACGACTTTCTCGGATTCGTGCTTGGTCAGCAGGTACGGATGGTTGAGCTTCTCCGCTTCCTCGAACATGTCCTCGCGGAAGGTTCCCTTGAACAAGCCTGCGGCGGCGATGGAGGAAACATGGTGGAAACACTTGGCGCCCATGGCCTCGGCAGCTTCGACCGCCGCACGGGTTCCCTCAATGTTGGCTGCCTGCTGGGACGCTTCGTCAGCACCCATGTCGTACACGGCAGCAAGGTGGAAGAAATGATCAATGTTGCCCTTGAGGGACTTCATGGTAGCGGCGTCAATGCCGAGATTCTTGCTGGTCAAGTCACCGATTACCGCTTTCACCTGCGATTCGTCAGCACCCCAACGCTCGCGAAGCTGGTCCAGTTTCTCCTGCGATTGCTCGCGCACCAGCACGTGGATCGTGCCACCGCGTGCCAGCAGTTTTTCAACGAGGAAACGGCCAATAAACCCGGTGCCACCCGTGAGGAAATAATTCATTGATTAGTCACCCTGCTTGTTGCTCTGTTTTTATCTGTCCATGTCAATGTTCACCTGGGCTCACGGCCAGGCGGTAAGCTTAAAACGTTAGCATTGTACTTAATTACGAACCGCATGTATCGAGTTTTTTTAGAGTTTTTGCTCTGTAAGTCATTGTTTTGAATTGAGCTTTTACTCTAATCCGGCACATACCCCATGGCTGCAACCTGTTCAGAATGCCTACACAATTTCCCGGTGACAAGCGTCCTTTATGGCAACAGTTAACCACCCAAGCTGCCGGGCACAAAGCAATGAAACCAGAACCCAGCAATGCCATAATCAGGAACTAATCG includes these proteins:
- a CDS encoding SDR family oxidoreductase, producing MNYFLTGGTGFIGRFLVEKLLARGGTIHVLVREQSQEKLDQLRERWGADESQVKAVIGDLTSKNLGIDAATMKSLKGNIDHFFHLAAVYDMGADEASQQAANIEGTRAAVEAAEAMGAKCFHHVSSIAAAGLFKGTFREDMFEEAEKLNHPYLLTKHESEKVVREECKVPFRVYRPGMVIGHSKTGEMDKVDGPYYFFKMIQKIRRAIPQWVPTIGIEGGRLNIVPVDFVVNAMDHIAHLDGEDGNCFHLVDSDPYKVGEILNIFSDAGHAPKMAMRIDSRMFGFIPPFIRQSLKNLPPVKRLTGALLDDMGIPPSVMSFINYPTRFDARETERVLKGTGIEVPRLPEYAAVVWDYWERNLDPDLFKDRTLRGTVEGRVCVVTGATSGIGLATAEKLAEAGAILVIGARTKEKLDEVVAHLEEKGGNVHAYQCDFADMDDCDRFVKTVLDNHGQVDVLVNNAGRSIRRSLDLSFDRFHDFERTMQLNYFGSVRLIMGFAPKMLEQRRGHIVNISSIGVLTNAPRFSSYVASKSALDAFSRCAAAEWSDRNVTFTTINMPLVKTPMIAPTKIYDSVPTLTPDEAADMVAEAIVYRPKRIATRLGIFAQVLHALAPKMGEIVMNTGYRMFPDSAAAAGSKSAEKPKVSTEQVAFAAIMRGIYW
- the pyrC gene encoding dihydroorotase, coding for MTDQITLTRPDDWHLHVRDGDILKDVVPATAACFGRAIIMPNLVPPVTSAQQATAYRQRIMAAAGNSAFEPLMTLYLTESMTPDTIREAKAAGVIAAKLYPAGATTNSDSGVKDVRKIYPVLEAMAECGMLLLVHGEVTDADIDIFDREKIFLERVLAPVLEAFPTLKVVLEHITTADSAAFVQQYQGDNLGATLTPQHLMYNRNHMLVGGIRPHLYCLPILKRNKHQQALRDAVASGDKRFFLGTDSAPHAKDRKEAACGCAGCYSAFGAIGLYAEIFEELGILDKLEAFASFNGADFYGLPRNTDTITLVREPWTMPEQLPLAGGHIVPLKAGETVNWRLA
- the rnt gene encoding ribonuclease T — its product is MTDENQESHPMSRRFRGFLPVVVDVETAGFNPERDALLEVAAVLLTMDEDGYLRPTETHTHHIDPFEGANLEQSALDFTGIDPWDPEREAVPEREGLSELFRPIRKAVKEFDCKRAVLVGHNATFDHNFLFAAAMRADIKRNPFHPFSTFDTATLAGLAYGHTVLAQACKLAGIPFSNKEAHSAAYDAEKTADLFCGIVNRWKDLGGFPPPLIELED